One Streptococcus sp. DTU_2020_1001019_1_SI_AUS_MUR_006 DNA window includes the following coding sequences:
- a CDS encoding sugar transferase: MKLHLTNLYGMAGDSTVILAQNAVQKIASQLGFREVGIYFYNIASDSPSEMNKRLDGIMASISIGDILVFQSPTWNGFEFDRVLFDKLKDMQVKIVCFIHDVVPLMFDSNYYLMKEYMYMYNLSDVLIVPSERMKARLMEEGLTTKKILVQGMWDHPHDLSLYTPDLKKELFFAGSLERFPDLQNWSQDTPLRVFSNKGEASSSARNLSIEGWKKDEELLLELSKGGFGLVWGTHQNDGESNQYYTLNISHKVSTYLTAGIPVIVPSSLSTAKFIVDQGLGFVADSLEEVHEIVDKMNLQEYQEMTNRIKTFSYLLKEGYFTKKLLVDAIYQLGIN, from the coding sequence ATGAAACTACATTTAACAAACTTATACGGTATGGCTGGTGATAGTACTGTTATTCTAGCCCAAAATGCTGTACAAAAAATAGCCAGTCAACTGGGATTTAGAGAGGTTGGCATTTATTTTTACAATATTGCTTCAGATAGCCCTTCTGAAATGAATAAGCGTCTGGATGGCATTATGGCTAGTATCTCTATTGGTGATATCTTAGTCTTTCAATCTCCTACTTGGAATGGTTTTGAATTTGATCGTGTCTTATTTGATAAGCTGAAGGATATGCAGGTGAAAATTGTTTGCTTTATTCATGACGTTGTTCCTCTCATGTTTGATAGTAACTATTATCTCATGAAAGAATACATGTATATGTATAATCTATCAGATGTTTTGATAGTTCCATCAGAGAGAATGAAAGCACGCTTGATGGAAGAAGGCTTGACAACTAAGAAAATCCTCGTTCAAGGGATGTGGGACCATCCTCATGATTTATCCTTATACACTCCAGATTTAAAAAAAGAACTCTTTTTTGCTGGAAGTTTAGAGCGTTTTCCAGACTTACAAAATTGGTCTCAAGATACGCCTTTAAGAGTATTTTCAAATAAAGGGGAGGCTAGTTCTAGTGCTAGAAATCTTAGTATTGAAGGATGGAAAAAAGATGAGGAACTGTTGCTAGAATTATCAAAAGGTGGATTTGGTCTTGTCTGGGGAACTCATCAAAATGATGGAGAAAGTAACCAATATTACACCCTGAATATATCTCATAAGGTTAGCACCTATCTGACAGCCGGGATCCCAGTCATTGTACCAAGTAGCTTATCAACTGCTAAATTTATAGTAGATCAAGGCTTGGGCTTTGTGGCAGATAGCCTAGAAGAGGTTCATGAGATAGTTGATAAAATGAATCTACAAGAATATCAAGAAATGACGAATCGGATAAAGACCTTTAGTTATTTGCTAAAAGAGGGTTATTTTACAAAAAAATTACTGGTAGATGCCATCTATCAATTAGGAATTAACTAG
- a CDS encoding glycosyltransferase family 2 protein has product MENELISIVVPIYNVENYLRMCLDSIQNQTYQNFECLLINDGSPDNSADICREYLAKDARFRYFEKENGGSSSARNFGIERSEGEYVTFVDSDDWLEHDALQLLYDALKKENADISIGRYNCYDESRCQYLFYDSNPDDSLEVIEGKEIIDREGVEEMKTGNWTVAYLKLIKRELLQDLPFPIGKMAEDTYWTWKVLLKASKVVYLNRCIYWYRVGLTGTLSNTWSEKRIYDEIEAREEKISILASLDYDLTNHILVYKNRLQRVIAKLEVQNMQSTEIYRRMMEKLSLLP; this is encoded by the coding sequence ATGGAGAATGAATTAATCAGTATTGTAGTTCCAATTTACAACGTTGAGAATTACTTGCGAATGTGTTTGGATAGCATTCAAAATCAGACGTATCAAAATTTTGAGTGTTTATTAATCAATGATGGTTCTCCAGATAATTCAGCAGATATCTGTAGAGAATATCTTGCTAAAGATGCTCGTTTCCGTTACTTTGAAAAAGAAAATGGTGGCTCATCTTCAGCAAGAAATTTTGGGATTGAACGTTCGGAGGGGGAGTATGTTACGTTTGTAGACTCTGATGATTGGTTGGAACATGATGCTTTACAACTGTTATATGATGCATTGAAAAAAGAAAATGCGGATATTAGTATCGGACGTTATAATTGTTACGATGAATCACGTTGCCAATATTTGTTTTATGATTCTAATCCAGATGATTCTCTTGAGGTGATAGAAGGAAAAGAAATCATAGATAGAGAAGGTGTCGAAGAAATGAAGACTGGGAATTGGACTGTAGCTTATTTGAAATTAATTAAGAGAGAGTTACTACAAGATTTACCATTTCCTATAGGGAAAATGGCTGAGGATACATACTGGACATGGAAGGTACTTCTAAAAGCTTCGAAGGTGGTCTATTTAAATCGTTGTATTTACTGGTACCGCGTTGGTTTGACTGGTACTTTATCAAATACATGGAGCGAAAAACGTATATATGATGAAATAGAGGCTAGGGAAGAGAAAATCTCTATTTTGGCAAGTTTAGATTATGACTTGACCAATCATATTTTAGTTTATAAAAATAGATTACAAAGAGTGATAGCGAAGTTAGAAGTACAAAATATGCAGTCTACGGAGATTTATAGAAGAATGATGGAAAAATTGTCTTTACTACCGTAG
- a CDS encoding SP_1767 family glycosyltransferase, whose product MKKAIVLAGDCIYTSQLETTIKSILYHNRDLNIYILNQDIMPDWFRKPRKMARMLGSDIIDVKLPEQAVFQQWSKQDHISAIAYARYFIADYIPEDKVLYLDSDLIVNDSLEGLFTINLGDKWLAAVRDTEGVTFNTGVLLINNAKWKQENIKELLITQSIETLKIVAEGRFKNFNGDQTIFNQVVKDNWLELDRRFNLQVGHDVVAFYSNWPNFFDESSYRPVVLHFLSHRKPWTTLIANRYRDLWWDFHDLEWTQILQHHMGEFELVSPQNRGFSCLTLTTSQDLEGIEELLTALPDVIFHIAAWTDMGEKLKRLASYDNVRLYPQIVPPVLENLKNLASIYLDINHGNVEQSMLESMKKQGKPMLAFQSTQHGNCGQVLFETGKTALMIEAIKDFKENGHFTRFYQVPELTCLTFTASQELEQLDYLAEQLPNVAFHVAAWTSMGPKLHDLSNRYPNIHLHPAISKEKLEELKEQMDVYLDINLETSTSDMVADVVQLSKPVFAFYKSQNGYHGQRLYSSEHPERMLADLQKLLDGEPLAKQEDPIQVKSIDETLDYIIEHQSSLVRFGDGEINMLAGHSIPYQNYDEELVSTMREIIGLESAKDLVVCLPDAFTDRFKFTSWAIPFWKEHMDHYMDFYRELCTGSWYGSTFVSRPYIDFEDKSQAKGQFDKLKSIWENQDLLIVEGATSRSGVGNDLFDEAKSIKRIVCSSHSAYSRVDEIEQEIEKHAAGRLVLCMLGPTAKVLAYRLSQKGYQVLDIGHIDSEYEWMKMGAKTKVKFAHKHTAEYNFDQDIEFIEDETYTSQIVADLSKATQ is encoded by the coding sequence ATGAAAAAAGCAATTGTACTAGCTGGGGATTGCATCTATACTTCCCAGCTAGAAACGACGATCAAGTCCATTCTCTATCACAATCGAGACCTTAACATTTATATTTTAAACCAAGATATCATGCCAGATTGGTTTCGGAAACCTCGCAAAATGGCTCGAATGCTGGGGAGCGACATCATCGATGTGAAGTTACCCGAGCAAGCCGTGTTTCAGCAGTGGAGTAAACAGGATCATATCAGTGCGATTGCCTATGCTCGCTATTTTATAGCCGACTACATTCCAGAAGATAAGGTTTTATATTTAGATTCGGATTTGATTGTGAATGATTCTTTAGAGGGATTGTTTACTATCAATCTTGGAGATAAGTGGCTGGCTGCTGTTAGGGATACAGAGGGTGTTACCTTTAATACTGGGGTTCTCTTAATTAACAATGCCAAATGGAAACAAGAGAATATTAAAGAGTTACTCATTACTCAATCAATTGAAACTCTAAAAATAGTAGCAGAAGGTCGTTTTAAAAATTTCAATGGTGATCAGACTATTTTTAATCAGGTTGTCAAGGATAACTGGCTAGAATTGGACCGTCGATTCAATTTGCAAGTTGGACATGATGTTGTCGCTTTTTATAGTAATTGGCCAAATTTTTTTGATGAATCATCCTACAGACCTGTTGTTTTGCATTTTTTATCTCATAGAAAACCATGGACGACATTGATAGCTAATCGCTACCGTGATCTCTGGTGGGATTTTCATGATTTAGAATGGACGCAAATTTTGCAACACCATATGGGTGAGTTTGAACTAGTTTCCCCTCAGAATCGAGGATTTTCTTGCTTGACGCTTACAACATCGCAAGATTTAGAAGGAATAGAAGAACTGCTTACAGCTTTACCAGACGTGATTTTCCATATCGCAGCCTGGACCGATATGGGCGAAAAGCTCAAAAGACTGGCAAGCTATGATAACGTCCGCCTCTATCCTCAAATTGTTCCTCCAGTATTAGAAAATCTTAAAAATCTAGCTTCAATCTACCTTGATATTAACCATGGCAATGTGGAGCAATCGATGTTGGAGTCCATGAAAAAACAAGGGAAACCAATGCTGGCTTTCCAATCCACCCAACATGGAAATTGTGGTCAAGTTTTATTTGAAACAGGGAAAACTGCTTTGATGATTGAGGCAATCAAAGATTTCAAGGAGAATGGGCACTTTACACGATTTTATCAAGTTCCAGAATTAACGTGTTTAACCTTTACGGCTTCTCAAGAACTAGAACAATTAGACTACTTAGCAGAACAATTGCCAAATGTAGCCTTTCATGTAGCAGCCTGGACAAGTATGGGGCCAAAACTTCATGACCTATCCAATCGTTATCCAAATATCCACCTCCATCCAGCAATTTCAAAAGAAAAACTCGAAGAACTAAAAGAGCAGATGGATGTTTATCTGGATATTAACCTAGAAACCTCAACTTCAGACATGGTTGCAGATGTAGTTCAACTGTCTAAGCCTGTCTTTGCTTTTTATAAATCTCAAAATGGCTATCATGGACAAAGACTATATTCGAGTGAGCACCCTGAACGGATGCTAGCAGACCTTCAAAAACTTCTTGATGGGGAACCACTGGCAAAACAAGAAGATCCTATTCAGGTTAAGAGCATTGATGAAACTCTGGATTATATCATTGAACACCAGTCGTCTTTAGTTCGCTTTGGAGATGGCGAGATCAATATGCTTGCTGGGCATTCAATTCCCTACCAAAACTATGATGAAGAGCTCGTTTCCACCATGCGAGAGATTATAGGTTTAGAAAGTGCGAAAGACCTAGTAGTCTGCCTTCCTGATGCTTTTACGGATCGTTTCAAATTTACATCATGGGCCATTCCCTTCTGGAAAGAACATATGGATCATTATATGGACTTTTATCGCGAACTCTGCACGGGTTCGTGGTATGGTTCAACCTTTGTATCACGTCCTTACATTGATTTCGAAGATAAGAGTCAGGCCAAAGGTCAATTTGATAAACTGAAAAGTATTTGGGAAAATCAAGACCTACTCATTGTAGAAGGGGCTACTTCACGTTCGGGTGTCGGCAATGATTTATTTGATGAAGCAAAATCGATTAAACGAATCGTTTGTTCATCTCATAGTGCCTATTCGCGTGTCGATGAGATTGAGCAAGAGATAGAAAAGCATGCAGCTGGGCGTCTTGTTTTATGCATGCTTGGACCTACAGCCAAGGTTTTGGCTTACCGTCTAAGTCAGAAAGGCTATCAGGTCTTAGATATTGGACACATCGACTCAGAATATGAGTGGATGAAGATGGGAGCTAAAACTAAGGTTAAATTTGCCCATAAACATACGGCTGAATATAATTTTGATCAAGATATTGAATTTATCGAAGATGAGACCTATACAAGTCAAATAGTTGCTGATTTATCAAAAGCAACTCAGTAA
- a CDS encoding DapH/DapD/GlmU-related protein — MDFKDSVKLLGDFHHIEISPTSTIELGTDVTFRSFVSLEVANNAKLTLGNRVFFNDHCTIRCGKEIEIGKDTMFGDGVRIFDHNHKYSNYHIEKIQFTADKITIGKNCWIGTNVVILKGVTIGDNVIIGANALIYKDIPANSIVTSQEDLKIIPRKQHQFHVFTLTASDTLENLDYLVQNLPEVAFHIAAKTNISDYLESFNRYENVNIYTNVHHDDIIEDLLKKSDIYLDINHWGEVDGIVHRAIEQNKPVYAFENTNHDSSGFSKVFRQEDANGMVTEMKKFLGEEKL; from the coding sequence ATGGATTTTAAAGATTCTGTAAAGTTATTAGGAGATTTTCATCATATAGAGATTTCCCCCACCAGTACTATTGAATTAGGAACAGATGTTACATTTCGTTCATTTGTAAGTTTAGAAGTAGCTAATAATGCTAAATTAACACTTGGAAATAGAGTTTTCTTTAATGACCATTGTACGATTCGTTGTGGTAAAGAAATTGAAATTGGTAAGGATACCATGTTTGGAGATGGGGTAAGGATTTTTGACCATAATCATAAATACTCAAATTACCATATCGAAAAAATTCAATTTACTGCTGATAAAATAACGATAGGAAAAAATTGCTGGATTGGAACTAATGTTGTCATTTTAAAAGGGGTGACGATTGGAGATAATGTCATTATTGGAGCAAATGCCCTAATTTATAAAGATATACCAGCTAATTCTATCGTTACTTCTCAGGAGGATTTAAAAATCATTCCTAGGAAACAACACCAATTTCATGTTTTTACTTTAACAGCTTCAGACACTTTAGAAAACCTAGACTATCTTGTTCAGAATCTTCCAGAGGTAGCTTTCCATATAGCAGCTAAAACAAATATTTCGGATTATCTTGAAAGTTTCAATCGTTATGAGAACGTGAATATATACACAAATGTTCATCATGATGATATTATTGAGGATTTGTTGAAGAAATCAGATATTTATTTAGATATTAACCATTGGGGAGAGGTGGATGGTATTGTTCATAGAGCAATAGAACAGAATAAGCCTGTTTATGCTTTTGAGAATACCAATCATGATTCAAGTGGATTTAGTAAAGTTTTTCGACAAGAAGATGCAAATGGAATGGTGACAGAGATGAAAAAATTTTTAGGAGAAGAAAAATTATAG
- the asp1 gene encoding accessory Sec system protein Asp1, whose protein sequence is MYYFIPAWYGSHQQWHADITPWYFSQFKLEFDDTFNQIRLLDRLEQSTRLLILAYQPHLRYFLHRHGVLEAEVYSIFDEMQDITDISPQVLNIRDIEWDKDCEFIYSPFAIIVQKDGNRYAQIEHGVEGFISDIQYFDIQGQMSKRYIMDDRGFVSSVIYYQDNYPACQDYLNPKGIWQFREYLQEDGRVEINPIFAFRFHSLHYSDMGQLVAEFFEKRLEKIEESSDLFIVPSDSRHNDFVLNRLPEANPKILSLFIGRNPKQTMRDLLGPISKVDLVLVDREDSLQLLQELYPDKYNLFKHLSPFDTRLRLGKSQTKRESIIYYQLNFEEEVDKEGLFQILSFLAETKDTEVIFGAFAANNDQMERVADIIQEIIDEKFPAKSFEKAVDYEGAENPLKENAQQKLRYRLLNINDELEMIKTLEYVRLIVDLNPQPHLYTQIAGISAGIPQVNQVETVYVDHLKNGYLLSTITEFKKAAHHYLDTLKEWNQSLIYSIDKIKEHTGEKFVEKLDQWIEESTNVKGS, encoded by the coding sequence ATGTATTATTTTATTCCGGCTTGGTATGGTAGCCATCAGCAGTGGCATGCTGATATAACCCCTTGGTACTTTTCACAATTTAAATTAGAATTTGACGATACCTTTAATCAGATTCGTCTACTAGATAGGTTGGAACAATCGACACGTCTATTGATTTTGGCTTATCAGCCACATCTTCGCTATTTTTTACATCGTCATGGTGTATTAGAAGCTGAAGTATATTCTATTTTTGATGAGATGCAGGATATTACTGATATTTCTCCACAAGTCTTGAATATCAGAGATATCGAGTGGGATAAGGACTGTGAATTTATATACAGTCCTTTCGCCATTATTGTCCAAAAAGATGGAAATCGCTATGCTCAGATTGAGCATGGAGTGGAAGGATTTATTAGTGATATCCAGTATTTTGATATCCAAGGGCAAATGTCTAAACGCTATATTATGGATGACAGAGGCTTTGTTTCGAGTGTCATTTATTATCAGGACAATTATCCAGCTTGTCAAGATTACCTGAATCCTAAAGGGATTTGGCAATTCAGAGAGTATTTACAAGAGGATGGTAGGGTAGAGATTAATCCTATTTTTGCCTTTCGTTTTCATTCGCTCCATTATAGTGATATGGGGCAGTTGGTTGCTGAATTTTTTGAGAAACGACTCGAGAAGATTGAAGAGAGTAGTGATTTGTTTATTGTCCCATCTGATTCTCGGCATAACGATTTTGTTCTAAATCGTTTACCTGAAGCAAATCCGAAAATCTTGAGCCTTTTCATCGGTCGCAATCCAAAGCAGACTATGAGAGACCTTCTTGGTCCTATATCCAAAGTCGATTTGGTCTTGGTTGATAGGGAGGATAGCCTTCAGCTTTTGCAGGAATTGTATCCAGATAAATACAATCTGTTCAAACATTTATCGCCATTTGATACTCGTTTGAGATTGGGAAAAAGTCAGACAAAGAGGGAATCCATTATTTACTATCAACTTAATTTTGAAGAAGAAGTGGACAAAGAAGGACTTTTCCAAATATTATCCTTCCTTGCAGAGACCAAAGATACTGAGGTAATTTTCGGTGCTTTTGCTGCCAATAACGACCAGATGGAGAGAGTGGCAGATATAATTCAAGAGATCATAGATGAAAAATTCCCAGCAAAGAGTTTTGAAAAAGCGGTTGACTATGAAGGGGCTGAAAATCCTTTAAAGGAAAATGCACAGCAGAAACTCCGTTATCGCCTGTTAAACATCAATGATGAATTGGAAATGATTAAGACATTAGAATATGTGCGTTTGATTGTTGATTTGAATCCTCAACCTCATCTATATACCCAAATAGCAGGGATTAGTGCAGGAATTCCTCAGGTGAATCAAGTAGAGACTGTCTATGTTGACCATTTGAAAAATGGCTACCTGCTTTCTACCATCACAGAATTTAAGAAAGCGGCCCATCACTACCTGGATACCCTAAAAGAATGGAATCAGTCTTTAATCTACTCGATTGATAAAATCAAGGAACATACAGGTGAAAAATTTGTGGAAAAACTAGATCAATGGATAGAGGAGAGTACAAATGTCAAAGGATCTTAA
- a CDS encoding glycosyltransferase family 8 protein: MKKQQSVIFAGDYAYIRQIETAIKSICRHNSHLKIYVLNQDIPQEWFMNIRTYIQQMGGDLIDCKVIGAKYKMNWTNQLLHINHMTFARYFIPDFVEEDKVLYLDSDLVVTGDLSQLFEIELEENYLAAARSCFGAGVGFNAGVLLINNKKWKSDDIRQRLVDLTEREHENVGEGDQSILNILFRDSCYQLEDTYNFQIGFDAGAAEMNHRFVFDIPLTPLPKILHYISPDKPWNQFSVGRLRDQWWHYSMMEWSYIVSTWREKNLVCTADVYKPKLRCMNLTNSWCVKKIDYLAQHLPEVHFYIAAHTFMADELKRLSAFQNVTLYPNSFPLLVENVLEQSDLYLDLNMDQKLTYIYDLVQKYQKPMLSFDSSRCPDLPDTCYAGVYSESRPEELVEAIKCYMKERE; the protein is encoded by the coding sequence ATGAAAAAACAGCAGTCAGTTATCTTTGCAGGAGATTATGCCTATATTCGTCAAATTGAAACTGCTATAAAATCAATCTGTCGCCACAATAGCCATTTGAAAATATATGTACTTAATCAAGATATTCCACAAGAATGGTTTATGAATATTCGGACCTATATTCAACAAATGGGTGGGGATTTGATTGATTGTAAGGTCATTGGAGCAAAATATAAGATGAACTGGACCAATCAGTTGCTTCATATCAATCACATGACCTTTGCCCGCTACTTTATTCCAGATTTTGTCGAAGAAGATAAGGTTCTCTATTTAGATAGTGATTTAGTTGTGACTGGTGATTTGAGTCAGCTGTTTGAAATAGAACTAGAAGAAAATTATTTGGCAGCAGCTCGTTCTTGTTTTGGTGCAGGAGTTGGTTTTAATGCAGGTGTATTATTAATCAATAATAAAAAGTGGAAATCAGATGACATCAGACAGAGATTGGTTGATTTAACTGAGAGAGAGCATGAAAACGTGGGAGAAGGAGATCAGTCTATTCTCAATATTCTCTTTAGGGATAGCTGCTATCAGCTAGAAGATACCTATAATTTTCAAATAGGTTTTGATGCTGGTGCAGCTGAAATGAATCATCGTTTTGTCTTTGATATTCCGCTAACACCTCTTCCAAAAATTTTACACTATATCTCTCCAGATAAACCTTGGAACCAATTCTCTGTTGGTCGTCTCAGAGACCAATGGTGGCACTATTCCATGATGGAGTGGTCATATATTGTATCTACTTGGAGAGAAAAGAATCTTGTTTGTACTGCAGATGTTTACAAACCTAAGTTAAGATGCATGAACCTAACCAATTCTTGGTGTGTTAAGAAAATAGATTATCTGGCTCAACACTTGCCTGAGGTCCATTTTTACATTGCTGCTCATACATTTATGGCAGATGAACTGAAGCGCTTATCAGCTTTTCAAAATGTGACTCTCTATCCAAATTCCTTCCCTCTTTTAGTGGAGAATGTTCTTGAACAATCGGATCTTTATTTAGACCTAAACATGGATCAAAAACTAACTTACATTTATGATTTGGTTCAAAAATACCAAAAGCCGATGCTCAGTTTTGATAGTAGTCGTTGTCCAGATTTGCCTGATACTTGCTATGCAGGTGTTTACTCTGAAAGTCGACCAGAAGAATTAGTAGAAGCAATTAAGTGCTATATGAAGGAGAGAGAATAG
- the secY2 gene encoding accessory Sec system protein translocase subunit SecY2 → MKRFFSSIAVKKGLGTLFLLFVYVLGSRITLPFIDLNSRDFLGGATAYLAFSTAITGGNLRSLSIFSVGLSPWMSSMILWQMFSFSKRLNLASGSTEVQDRRKMYLTLTIALIQSLALAVNLPIKDNYNTLLVLILNTILLIAGTFFLIWLSDINSVIGVGGSIVILLTSMIIYIPQDIVQSIQKLGIPMWIVEILGAMGIVFAYLIAIFYRARYRIPVNKIGLHSRFKRYSYFDIMLNPAGGMPFMYVMSLINLPTYLFLLLQLFDPGNPVYQQITIQYAMGKPLWIYTYIATLFVFSIAFAFVNISGEQVAERMKKSGEYIYGIYPGEDTSKYINNLVFKFAIVGGIFNVLFAGLPMLFVLMDEQLLRVSMIPGLFMILSGMIFNIKDEIRALKLNETYKPLI, encoded by the coding sequence GTGAAACGATTTTTTTCATCTATAGCAGTAAAGAAAGGTCTAGGAACCTTGTTTCTGCTCTTTGTTTATGTATTAGGGAGTCGAATTACTCTTCCTTTTATCGATTTGAATAGCAGGGATTTCCTTGGCGGTGCTACCGCCTATTTGGCCTTTTCAACCGCAATTACAGGTGGAAATCTACGGAGCTTGTCAATCTTTTCAGTCGGTTTATCTCCTTGGATGTCATCGATGATTTTATGGCAGATGTTCTCCTTTTCTAAGCGTTTGAATCTTGCCTCTGGTTCGACTGAGGTTCAGGATAGGAGAAAGATGTATCTAACCTTGACAATCGCTTTGATTCAATCGCTAGCCTTAGCGGTAAATCTACCAATCAAGGACAACTATAATACACTTTTGGTACTCATACTCAACACGATATTGCTGATAGCTGGAACCTTTTTCTTGATATGGTTATCAGATATTAACTCGGTGATAGGTGTTGGTGGCTCTATTGTCATCTTGTTGACCAGTATGATTATCTATATTCCCCAAGACATTGTACAATCGATACAAAAATTAGGGATTCCTATGTGGATTGTTGAAATACTCGGAGCGATGGGGATCGTTTTTGCCTATCTCATTGCAATTTTTTATCGTGCTCGTTATCGGATTCCAGTCAATAAGATTGGTCTCCACTCTCGCTTTAAGCGTTATTCTTATTTTGATATAATGCTGAATCCTGCAGGTGGGATGCCCTTCATGTACGTGATGAGTTTAATTAACTTACCAACGTACTTGTTTCTTTTGTTGCAATTATTTGATCCAGGAAATCCAGTTTATCAACAAATAACGATCCAATATGCGATGGGGAAACCCTTGTGGATCTATACCTATATAGCGACCTTGTTTGTCTTTAGTATTGCCTTTGCTTTTGTCAATATTAGTGGAGAGCAGGTGGCAGAACGGATGAAAAAATCTGGCGAGTATATTTATGGCATCTATCCAGGTGAGGACACTAGTAAATATATCAATAATCTAGTATTCAAGTTTGCTATTGTAGGTGGTATCTTTAATGTGTTATTCGCAGGTCTACCGATGTTGTTTGTTTTAATGGATGAACAATTATTAAGAGTGAGTATGATACCAGGTTTGTTTATGATTTTAAGTGGTATGATCTTTAACATTAAAGATGAAATTAGAGCACTGAAGTTAAATGAAACTTATAAACCACTGATTTAG